In Leptodactylus fuscus isolate aLepFus1 chromosome 2, aLepFus1.hap2, whole genome shotgun sequence, one genomic interval encodes:
- the MYCL gene encoding protein L-Myc → MDFGGYNHTHYFYDVDFQEDFYRHIAPSEDIWKKFELVPGSPPHNAGCLGESGTEWGSEIMDLGLESPVKLSGLSSVVLLKDCMWSGFSTREQLEKAINERLSSTPSRPASATKPVPDTEDLEPTVSSADQTPAVPAPLPEKIAHSSGCESSSDSEEDEIDVVTVGKRKSYHGRQPVTITVRTDPKLFHISIHQQQHNYAARLPPEPSPASSQDCPSPTTEEPGEVSCPSVQSCSPFSPNSFTQSGGSDSEDLAKRKNHNYMERKRRNDLRSRFQELKEEVPSLANATKTPKVVVLSKATEYLKDLISAEQRLAAEKQKLRARHQQLLKRISQLQRR, encoded by the exons ATGGATTTTGGGGGTTATAACCACACGCACTACTTCTATGATGTGGACTTTCAGGAGGACTTTTACCGCCACATTGCTCCTAGTGAGGATATATGGAAGAAGTTTGAGCTTGTACCTGGTAGTCCTCCGCATAATGCAGGATGCCTTGGAGAAAGTGGCACCGAATGGGGATCGGAGATCATGGACTTAGGATTGGAGTCTCCTGTCAAACTATCTGGACTTAGCTCTGTAGTTCTCCTCAAAGACTGTATGTGGAGTGGCTTTTCAACCCGAGAGCAACTGGAAAAGGCTATCAATGAACGCTTATCAAGTACCCCTTCACGGCCAGCAAGTGCTACCAAACCGGTACCTGACACTGAGGACCTGGAGCCGACTGTCAGCTCTGCTGATCAGACTCCTGCTGTGCCAGCTCCCCTTCCGGAGAAGATCGCTCACTCATCTGGATGTGAAAGCAGCAGTGACTCTG AAGAGGATGAAATTGATGTGGTGACTGTGGGTAAAAGGAAGTCTTATCATGGCCGTCAACCAGTGACCATAACAGTGAGAACAGACCCAAAACTCTTCCACATATCGATCCATCAGCAGCAACACAACTATGCAGCCCGCTTGCCTCCTGAGCCCAGTCCTGCCTCTTCCCAGGATTGTCCGTCTCCTACTACTGAAGAGCCTGGTGAAGTCAGCTGTCCATCAGTACAGTCCTGCAGCCCCTTCTCACCCAACTCCTTTACTCAGTCAGGAGGCTCAGACAGTGAGGACCTGGCCAAAAGGAAGAATCACAACTATATGGAGCGCAAAAGGAGGAATGATCTGCGTTCACGATTCCAGGAGCTTAAAGAAGAGGTGCCTAGTTTGGCCAATGCTACCAAAACCCCCAAGGTGGTGGTTCTGAGCAAAGCTACAGAGTACTTGAAGGATTTGATCAGTGCTGAACAACGGCTTGCAGCAGAGAAACAAAAACTTCGTGCTCGCCATCAGCAGCTCTTGAAGAGAATATCTCAGCTGCAGAGACGTTAA